Proteins encoded within one genomic window of Brassica rapa cultivar Chiifu-401-42 chromosome A09, CAAS_Brap_v3.01, whole genome shotgun sequence:
- the LOC103842735 gene encoding serine/threonine protein phosphatase 2A 55 kDa regulatory subunit B beta isoform isoform X2, protein MNGAAASSAGSPLEWRFSQVFGERTAGEEVQEVDIISAIEFDKSGDHLATGDRGGRVVLFERTDTKDRGGSRRDAEQMDYAVKHPEFRYKTEFQSHEPEFDYLKSLEIEEKINKIRWCQPANGALFLLSTNDKTIKYWKVQEKKIKKISEMNIDPSKAFGDNRPSPSSPPQLLANGVHDYLSKDFSFPPGGIPSLRLPMVTSQETSLVARCRRVYAHAHDYHINSISNSSDGETFISADDLRVNLWNLEISNQSFNIVDVKPTNMEDLTEVITSAEFHPIHCNMLAYSSSKGSIRLIDMRQSALCDSHTKLFEEPEAPGSRSFFTEIIASISDIKFSRDGRYILSRDYMTLKLWDINMDSGPVASYQVHEHLRPKLCDLYENDSIFDKFECCVSGDGLRVATGSYSNLFRVFGASKGSTEAATLEASKNPTRRQIQTPARPSRSMTSMIRRGSESPGAENGNANDFTNKLLHMAWHPTENSIACAAANSLYMYYA, encoded by the exons atgaaCGGTGCCGCTGCTTCCTCCGCCGGTTCTCCTCTGGAGTGGAGATTCTCTCAGGTCTTCGGCGAGCGAACCGCCGGAGAAGAAGTCCAGGAAG TTGACATCATCTCAGCCATTGAGTTTGATAAAAGTGGAGACCATCTTGCAACTGGTGACCGTGGAGGCCGAGTTGTTCTTTTTGAGAGGACTGATACTAAAGAT cgTGGTGGATCCAGGAGGGATGCTGAGCAGATGGATTACGCAGTTAAGCATCCTGAGTTTCGATATAAAACAGAGTTTCAGTCTCATGAACCTGAG TTTGACTATCTCAAGAGTTTGGAAATAGAGGAGAAAATCAACAAAATCAGATGGTGTCAGCCAGCAAACGGTGCATTGTTTCTGCTTTCCACAAATGATAAAACCATCAAATACTGGAAG GTACAAGAGAAGAAGATCAAGAAAATTTCTGAAATGAATATTGATCCGTCGAAAGCTTTTGGAGACAATCGACCAAGTCCAAGTAGCCCTCCTCAGTTACTTGCTAATGGAGTACATGACTACCTCAGCAAGGACTTCTCTTTCCCGCCAGGAGGCATCCCATCTCTGCGTTTGCCTATG GTGACTAGTCAGGAGACCAGCCTTGTGGCCAGGTGCCGAAGAGTGTATGCTCATGCTCATGATTACCATATTAATTCAATCTCAAATAgcag CGACGGTGAAACCTTCATTTCGGCTGATGATCTGCGAGTAAATCTCTGGAATTTGGAGATCAGCAACCAGAGTTTCAATATTGTTGATGTTAAGCCCACAAACATGGAGGACTTAACTG AGGTTATTACATCAGCTGAGTTTCATCCAATCCATTGTAATATGCTTGCATATAGCAGTTCAAAAGGCTCCATCCGTTTGATTGATATGAGGCAATCAGCTCTGTGTGATTCTCACACTAAATT GTTTGAGGAACCGGAAGCACCTGGTTCAAGATCATTTTTCACAGAGATAATTGCCTCGATTTCAGATATTAAATTCTCAAGGGATGGAAGATACATACTTAGTCGCGATTACATGACCCTCAAG CTATGGGACATAAACATGGATTCTGGTCCAGTTGCATCTTACCAGGTTCATGAACATCTGAGACCCAAG CTATGCGATCTATATGAAAATGACTCCATCTTTGATAAATTCGAGTGTTGTGTGAGTGGTGATGGATTGAGAGTAGCAACAGGCTCTTACAG CAATCTATTCCGCGTATTTGGAGCATCTAAAGGAAGTACTGAAGCTGCAACTTTGGAAGCTAGCAAAAACCCAACGAG GAGGCAAATCCAGACACCTGCAAGACCTTCCAGATCTATGACCAGTATGATTAGACGAG GATCAGAGAGCCCCGGAGCTGAGAATGGGAACGCAAACGATTTTACAAATAAGTTGCTGCATATGGCTTGGCACCCAACAGAGAACTCAATTGCTTGTGCAGCAGCAAACAGCTTGTACATGTATTATGCATGA
- the LOC103842734 gene encoding transcription factor GTE5, chloroplastic-like translates to MLLSFFLLHTCLFPLYNLSRMIKAYAILAIPCYIASLGFSTSSSTFDHNRTKPMVAARHDRPVNVPLVSPSHSFASEDEDPMSKVVSLSSTSKREVKNLKLKLISEVDKVRIVITRFDPQGGNKKIETVKKSGHGGTVHIFRNCNNLLRKLMTHKYGWVFNVPVDAEGLCLRDYHTIVKEPMDLGTVKSKLGEGLYNSPLDFAEDVRLTFNNAILYNPMGNDVHSMAKFLLSMFEEKWVSIEVQLDSLPIVDPLPAPTVLKDRTLERVESMTTPVETPVDNRDLTLDEKRRLIEELQDLPCDKLETVVQIIKKSNPELSQQDDDEIELDIDSLDIQTLWELYRFVTGYKESLNNRKEDQGFGSERDAESAHNIIQEPADSDSDSSSGRGLDAGN, encoded by the exons ATGTTGCTTTCCTTTTTTCTATTACACACGTGTTTATTTCCCCTATATAATCTCTCGCGCATGATTAAAGCTTACGCTATTCTCGCTATCCCCTGCTACATTGCTTCCCTAGGGTTTTCGACTTCATCGTCGACCTTCGATCATAACCGCACCAAACCAATGGTGGCTGCTAGACATGACCGGCCAGTGAATGTTCCTCTCGTGTCTCCGTCTCACTCGTTTGCGTCTGAAGACGAAGATCCCATGTCAAAGGTCGTCAGCTTAAGCTCAACTTCAAAGCGTGAGGTTAAAAACTTGAAGCTAAAACTAATCTCCGAGGTGGATAAAGTTAGGATCGTAATCACAAGGTTCGATCCCCAAGGCGGAAACAAGAAAATAGAAACAGTTAAGAAGAGCGGGCATGGAGGTACGGTTCATATTTTCAGGAACTGTAACAACTTGCTTAGGAAGTTGATGACGCATAAGTATGGATGGGTGTTCAATGTCCCAGTGGATGCTGAAGGACTTTGCTTGCGTGATTACCACACCATCGTTAAAGAGCCTATGGATTTGGGTACAGTGAAGTCTAAGTTGGGGGAGGGTTTGTATAACTCACCGTTGGATTTCGCTGAGGATGTGAGACTTACTTTTAACAATGCCATCTTGTATAATCCAATGGGGAATGATGTGCATAGTATGGCTAAGTTTTTACTGAGTATGTTTGAGGAGAAGTGGGTTTCCATTGAAGTGCAGCTTGATAGTCTTCCCATTGTAGACCCATTACCAGCTCCTACAGTACTCAAGGATAGGACTTTGGAGAGAGTAGAGTCTATGACAACACCAGTGGAGACTCCTGTTGATAATAGGGACCTTACGCTGGATGAGAAACGGAGACTCATCGAAGAGCTTCAGGACTTGCCTTGTGACAAACTAGAGACAGTTGTTCAGATTATAAAGAAGAGTAATCCAGAACTCTCTCAACAAGACGATGATGAGATTGAGCTGGATATTGACAGTCTTGACATTCAAACGCTTTGGGAGCTGTATAGATTTGTGACTGGGTATAAGGAGAGCTTGAATAATAGAAAAGAGGATCAGGGGTTTGGTTCAGAAAGAGATGCTGAATCTGCTCACAATATTATCCAAGAACCGGCCG ATTCTGACAGTGATAGCTCCTCGGGACGTGGATTAGATGCTGGCAATTAG
- the LOC103842735 gene encoding serine/threonine protein phosphatase 2A 55 kDa regulatory subunit B beta isoform isoform X1, with protein MNGAAASSAGSPLEWRFSQVFGERTAGEEVQEVDIISAIEFDKSGDHLATGDRGGRVVLFERTDTKDRGGSRRDAEQMDYAVKHPEFRYKTEFQSHEPEFDYLKSLEIEEKINKIRWCQPANGALFLLSTNDKTIKYWKVQEKKIKKISEMNIDPSKAFGDNRPSPSSPPQLLANGVHDYLSKDFSFPPGGIPSLRLPMVVTSQETSLVARCRRVYAHAHDYHINSISNSSDGETFISADDLRVNLWNLEISNQSFNIVDVKPTNMEDLTEVITSAEFHPIHCNMLAYSSSKGSIRLIDMRQSALCDSHTKLFEEPEAPGSRSFFTEIIASISDIKFSRDGRYILSRDYMTLKLWDINMDSGPVASYQVHEHLRPKLCDLYENDSIFDKFECCVSGDGLRVATGSYSNLFRVFGASKGSTEAATLEASKNPTRRQIQTPARPSRSMTSMIRRGSESPGAENGNANDFTNKLLHMAWHPTENSIACAAANSLYMYYA; from the exons atgaaCGGTGCCGCTGCTTCCTCCGCCGGTTCTCCTCTGGAGTGGAGATTCTCTCAGGTCTTCGGCGAGCGAACCGCCGGAGAAGAAGTCCAGGAAG TTGACATCATCTCAGCCATTGAGTTTGATAAAAGTGGAGACCATCTTGCAACTGGTGACCGTGGAGGCCGAGTTGTTCTTTTTGAGAGGACTGATACTAAAGAT cgTGGTGGATCCAGGAGGGATGCTGAGCAGATGGATTACGCAGTTAAGCATCCTGAGTTTCGATATAAAACAGAGTTTCAGTCTCATGAACCTGAG TTTGACTATCTCAAGAGTTTGGAAATAGAGGAGAAAATCAACAAAATCAGATGGTGTCAGCCAGCAAACGGTGCATTGTTTCTGCTTTCCACAAATGATAAAACCATCAAATACTGGAAG GTACAAGAGAAGAAGATCAAGAAAATTTCTGAAATGAATATTGATCCGTCGAAAGCTTTTGGAGACAATCGACCAAGTCCAAGTAGCCCTCCTCAGTTACTTGCTAATGGAGTACATGACTACCTCAGCAAGGACTTCTCTTTCCCGCCAGGAGGCATCCCATCTCTGCGTTTGCCTATGGTA GTGACTAGTCAGGAGACCAGCCTTGTGGCCAGGTGCCGAAGAGTGTATGCTCATGCTCATGATTACCATATTAATTCAATCTCAAATAgcag CGACGGTGAAACCTTCATTTCGGCTGATGATCTGCGAGTAAATCTCTGGAATTTGGAGATCAGCAACCAGAGTTTCAATATTGTTGATGTTAAGCCCACAAACATGGAGGACTTAACTG AGGTTATTACATCAGCTGAGTTTCATCCAATCCATTGTAATATGCTTGCATATAGCAGTTCAAAAGGCTCCATCCGTTTGATTGATATGAGGCAATCAGCTCTGTGTGATTCTCACACTAAATT GTTTGAGGAACCGGAAGCACCTGGTTCAAGATCATTTTTCACAGAGATAATTGCCTCGATTTCAGATATTAAATTCTCAAGGGATGGAAGATACATACTTAGTCGCGATTACATGACCCTCAAG CTATGGGACATAAACATGGATTCTGGTCCAGTTGCATCTTACCAGGTTCATGAACATCTGAGACCCAAG CTATGCGATCTATATGAAAATGACTCCATCTTTGATAAATTCGAGTGTTGTGTGAGTGGTGATGGATTGAGAGTAGCAACAGGCTCTTACAG CAATCTATTCCGCGTATTTGGAGCATCTAAAGGAAGTACTGAAGCTGCAACTTTGGAAGCTAGCAAAAACCCAACGAG GAGGCAAATCCAGACACCTGCAAGACCTTCCAGATCTATGACCAGTATGATTAGACGAG GATCAGAGAGCCCCGGAGCTGAGAATGGGAACGCAAACGATTTTACAAATAAGTTGCTGCATATGGCTTGGCACCCAACAGAGAACTCAATTGCTTGTGCAGCAGCAAACAGCTTGTACATGTATTATGCATGA